GAATTCGTGGCGCTCACCGTCGATGTCATAGGCGACACAGATTTTCAGGGTTTCGCGCTCATCGAGACCATCAAGGATAGTAACGGCAAGATCAGTCACGCCGTTTACCATGACGGCAAAACGGAGTAGTACTGTATCGAGCCAGCCGCAGCGGCGTGGGCGGCCAGTCGTGGCGCCGAATTCCATGCCTTTGTTGTGGAAGTAGTCAGAGATTTCCTGGTTTTCGGTAGGCATTGGTCCGGAACCAACACGGGTGGTGTAAGCCTTGCATACACCGACAACGCGCTGGATGGCGTGTGGTGGAAGGCCGGAGCCAGTGCAGGCGCCGCCGGCGGTGGTGTTGGAGGAAGTGACGAACGGGTAGGTACCGAAGTCAACATCAAGGAAGGAGCCTTGGGCGCCTTCGAAAAGGATGGTCTTACCTTCTTTCCAGGCCTTGTGAAGCGTTGGGATGGTGTTGGTGACGTGTGGGCGCAGGCGTTCGATCGCCGGGCGAACTTCGTCGAGAACCTGATCCACGGTGAAGGTTGGCAGGTCGAATTTTTTGAGGCGCTCGTTGACGTTTTCAAGGCGCACTGCGAGGAGGTCGCGTGCAGTCTTTTCACAGAGCATATCGGCGAGGCGGAGACCGCAGCGGTTGGCCTTGTCAGCATAGGTTGGACCGATGCCGCGCTTGGTGGTTCCGATCTTGTTGTTGCCGAGTGCCGCTTCACGGGCCGCATCAAGCTCACGGTGGTAGGGAAGTACTACGTGTGCGCGATCTGAGATGAGGAGCTTCTCAGGAGAAACTACAATGCCTTGCTCTTCTAGTGTGGTGATCTCTTTGCAGAGGCCCACTGGATCCATAACGACACCGTTGCCGATGACGCATGTCTTGTCTCCCCAGAGAATGCCGGATGGGACCAGGTGAAGGATGTATTTCTTGTTGTTCGCGATGACGGTGTGACCAGCGTTGTTGCCGCCTTGGCCACGGGCTACGATGTCAGCTGTTTCCGTAAGGTAATCAACGATCTTGCCTTTCCCTTCGTCTCCCCACTGGAGACCGCAGATGATAGTATTCATGTTCTACTCGTTTTGAAATGGTGTGGCGTCTGAAACGCAATAAATGCCGTTCCATGAGGCAACGGCACTTATGTGATAGTTCTGAAGAGTTTCCAGTTACTTGGCTGAGAAGTTTTCGATCATCTCAGCGAATTCGTCGAAGAAGTACTTCGCGTCGTTCGGTCCGGGAGCTGCTTCAGGGTGATACTGTACGGAGAAGGCTGGATAAGTCTTGTGACGGAAGCCTTCAACCGTGTCGTCGTTGAGGTTGATGTGGGTGATTTCCACGTCGTCCGGCAGGCTGTCTGGGTCAGTAGCAAAGCCGTGGTTCTGAGCGGTAATGGAAATCTTGCCGGTTCGGAGATCCTTGACCGGTTGGTTGCCGCCACGGTGGCCGAACTTCAGTTTGTAGGTCGTGCCGCCGAAGGCGTGGGTGAGGATCTGGTGGCCGAGGCAAATGCCAAAGATTGGCTTCTTGCCGAGGAGCTTCTTCACCTCTGCGTGAATGTAATCGAGAGCGGCCGGGTCGCCTGGGCCGTTGGAGAGGAAGATTCCGTCCGGGTTAAGAGCGAGCACTTCTTCAGCGGTGGCGCGGGAGTTGACGACTTCGATGTCGAAGCCTGCCTGGCGCATGCTGCGGAGAATGTTGTATTTGATACCAAAGTCGAATGCTACCAGCTTGTATTTTGCCTCAGGAAGTTCTTCGTAGTAGCCCTCGCGGTCTTGAGATGGGCTAGGGATATTCCAGAGGCGTGATTCTTTGTCCCAGTGGTAGTTGGACTCGGTGGAGACTTCTTTCACAAAGTCTGAGCCTTCCATTGGTGGGGCATCATTGGCAGCTTTGACTGCTTCTTCGGCTGAAAGCTCTGTGGAGATACAGCAGCGCATGGCGCCTGCTGTACGCAGGTGCTTGGTGAGCGCGCGAGTGTCTACACCCTCGATACCGATGATTTGGTGCTCTGCAAAATACTCTGGGAGTGTCTGGCGTGATCGGAAGTTGGAGGCGATTGGTGAAAGTTCACCGATGACCAGACCTCGGACATGAGGAGAGGAGGACTCGGCGTCCTCAGGATTAACTCCGTAGTTGCCGATCAGTGGGTAGGTCATTGTAACTACCTGACCACGATAGGATGGATCGGTGATGATCTCCTGGTATCCGGTCATGGAGGTATTGAAGCAGATCTCCCCGGTTGTGGTTCCGGTGTGTCCAAATGCTTCACCTTCAAAGGTTCGGCCGTCTTCTAATGCGAGTATGGCTTTGGTAGTAGCTTTCATAGGCGCCGTAGCGGGCGCAGGTTAGGGATGCTTACTTGTGTGTGCAAGCGGGAAAAGGTACGATTTTAAGTCAGTAAAAAAGAAGCCCCAAAAATCAAAGCTTTTAGGGTTGTTTCTGACTTAATTTCAGTAGGTTGGGTTCCTAGAGGGCGCTGCTGATTTCCTTATAAATCCACAGGGAAACGAAAATGATCGCTGCCGCAAGCATGATGAAGAGCACTGCACTGCGTGCTTGGTGTCTGCGCTCATTGCGAATCTCGCCTTTAGTGAGGCGATCAATAAAGTCTTTTTCCCGCTGCATGTGTGCCAGTTCGTCTGGCGCGGGCAAGGTTTGCATGCGTTCCTCTTCTTCGCGCTGAAGCTTCTCCGGGGCTTCTTTGATGAAGCCCTGGATTTCCTCGATCTTGGCCCTGAGCTCAGCTTCCTGGCGGGCGTATTCCTCGAGTTCTTCTTGCTTGGATGATTTACGAAACGGCATGGGGAAGTGTTACTTCATCCAGTACGCGGCAAGTGCCAAAAGTCCAAGAATAATTAGAGGCAAGTTGAATGCCAGACCTTGTTTGAAGGAGGCGCCAAATTCGCTTGATCCTGAGGAAGAGATGGAAGTTTTCTTTTTGGCGGAGAATACACCTGCGCGGCGGCTGCCGGCAAAATGCTGCATCGCTTCTTCGTACTCGTCCTCGGCGTGGTCGAGCATGGAGATCGCACGGTCCAGCTGGTTCTTGAGTTCTTCGCGGGTCCAGTTGTTGGGGCTGATCTCATCGATCTTCTTTTGATGCTCGGCAAAGCATTGACGAGTCTGCTCCAGATCCTGCATCTCCTGGCGCATTTCGAAGAGCTCGCGGTCGATGGCGGTCAGGGCAGAGGTAAGTCTATCGCTGATATCATTCTGGCCGTGGATGAACTCTTCTTTGCGCTCATTGAGCTCTTGGAGTTCGAGCTTCTGACGCTCGATTGACTCTTGCTGCTGGCGCAGTTTCTCGAGTTCGATCTGGGCGGCATGGAGTTTGCCTTCGAAATCTTCGGAAAGCGGAGACTGGCCAGATGCGGAATCGGTGCGCATCTCCATTTGTGTCTCGGCGATTTTCAATCGTTGGGGGCGTGTTTCCGTGAGTCTGGACATATTGGGAAAAGGTTATACTGCTGCTAGGAGAAAATATATCAGCAAGTATAGGGGTTTGGCCAGCGAATATTTAATTTTTCTTGACTATTTTTTGGAGGTAGAATGCAGTCAGAGAATCGGGAGCTTGTCTAGTGATGGTGAGTTGCTAGAAAATTATGTTAGAGTGAGTTCTGGATAGAGTCAGGAAAGTGGCGTAATTTTTTGTGATCGCTTCTTGCGGAAAGGCGTTAGTAGCTTAGTTTTGATACATGTTGCTACCTGATTACCTTCATGAAGACGTGATGTTAAATCCCGAGACTCGCAAGTTTCCAGAGTTCTCCGTGGTGAAGCTGATGAACACGGTATTTGAGCCTACTCAGGGCTGTAAGGTTTGTATCTTAACGGATTTTGATGAGCCTCAGAAGTGGATGAAGGGATTTGCCTTCTTGGAAAACGAGGAGTTTAGCGTCCAGCGTAAAGCTTATGAAGAGTTCTACGAGGCTTTCAAGAATGGAGCGATGGAGGAACTGGGAATGACCGGGGGTGAGATGTATGCTTATTACTGCACCCATGGCTCTAACTTGGATCTTCGAGACGAGGTGTTCGATGTGGAGGGGAATCAGCTGTCCTTGGACAAAGATATCTACTCTAACTACGATATCGTCCTCTGTATCTCCACCTGGAGTGCAACTGCTCCACTCACAGCCAAGTGCAAGGAATTTGGGTTCCGAGGAGCCACGATGCACGGGATGAATGATGTGATTTTGTCCTCAGGCTTGGCGGTGGATTATAATGAAGTTTCCGCCGATGCGGAGAAAATCCGCCTGGCGATGACTAAGGCTGACTCTATCGAGATTGATTTTACCCTAGAAGATGGCCGTGTATTGACCGCATGGCTTGGACTTGGTCAGCAAGAGGCGCAGAAGTCCCACGGCCTTTGCAAGGGGAAGACGCCAGATGTGGCTAACCTGCCAGCTGGAGAGATTTACTATGTGCCGGAGGATGCCCACGGCGAGTTCCCAATGAAGTACGAAGACGGTACTCTTGGAGTTTTGACGGTGAAAGACCGCAATATCATCAAGTCCACACTGATCGAGGGGGATCAGGCGACGATTGATGCCCACAACGAACGCCTTAAGGATGACCCTATGACTGGAACACTGGGCGAACTTGGTTTTGGGACTCAGGTCTTGCCCGTCTCAGGCCAAGATATCCAAGATGAGAAGGTGCTCGG
Above is a genomic segment from Rubritalea squalenifaciens DSM 18772 containing:
- the carA gene encoding glutamine-hydrolyzing carbamoyl-phosphate synthase small subunit; amino-acid sequence: MKATTKAILALEDGRTFEGEAFGHTGTTTGEICFNTSMTGYQEIITDPSYRGQVVTMTYPLIGNYGVNPEDAESSSPHVRGLVIGELSPIASNFRSRQTLPEYFAEHQIIGIEGVDTRALTKHLRTAGAMRCCISTELSAEEAVKAANDAPPMEGSDFVKEVSTESNYHWDKESRLWNIPSPSQDREGYYEELPEAKYKLVAFDFGIKYNILRSMRQAGFDIEVVNSRATAEEVLALNPDGIFLSNGPGDPAALDYIHAEVKKLLGKKPIFGICLGHQILTHAFGGTTYKLKFGHRGGNQPVKDLRTGKISITAQNHGFATDPDSLPDDVEITHINLNDDTVEGFRHKTYPAFSVQYHPEAAPGPNDAKYFFDEFAEMIENFSAK
- a CDS encoding adenylosuccinate synthase, translating into MNTIICGLQWGDEGKGKIVDYLTETADIVARGQGGNNAGHTVIANNKKYILHLVPSGILWGDKTCVIGNGVVMDPVGLCKEITTLEEQGIVVSPEKLLISDRAHVVLPYHRELDAAREAALGNNKIGTTKRGIGPTYADKANRCGLRLADMLCEKTARDLLAVRLENVNERLKKFDLPTFTVDQVLDEVRPAIERLRPHVTNTIPTLHKAWKEGKTILFEGAQGSFLDVDFGTYPFVTSSNTTAGGACTGSGLPPHAIQRVVGVCKAYTTRVGSGPMPTENQEISDYFHNKGMEFGATTGRPRRCGWLDTVLLRFAVMVNGVTDLAVTILDGLDERETLKICVAYDIDGERHEFPPANRDQWDKATAIYEEMPGWLEDTSKARSWDELPENAKAYLNRLSELVDAPIKYIGNGPGREQTIIV